ATCTAATACTAAAATCATCGCTACATGGTTTCCGGATCATGAGCGTGCACGTGCAACCGCTATTTACTCCAGCGCACAATATATTGGTCTGGCATTACTGACTCCTGCCTTGTCCTTTGTTGTGGCCAATTATGGCTGGGAGATGTCGTTCTATTTTTCCGGGGGGGCGGGCATCCTGTTCGGTATTTACTGGTTAATGTATTATCGCGATCCACAACACAGTACCTCAGTGAATCAGGCAGAGCTGGACTACATTAAGGCGGGCGGTGGCTATGGCTCAGATAACCAGTCTACGGTTAGCGAGAAAATAAGCTGGAATGACATTAAATTCTTCCTCAGTAAAAAGACCATCTGGGGGCTGTTTATCACCCAATTTGCCTGCTCATCTACGCTCTATTTCTTCCTAACCTGGTTTATTGTTTACCTGGAGAAAGGACTGCATCTCTCTATTTCAAAAGCCGGGATTGGTGCCATGTTTCCCTATATTATGGCGATGTTTGGCGTACTTTGTGGCGGTACTTTAAGTGATATGTTGCTGAAAAAAGGAAAATCCAGGACACTGGCACGAAAATTACCAGTTATGTCAGGGCTATGTGCCACCATGATTATTGGTCTGGTAAATTTCTTTGAGGATAAGCCGACTATTGCGATTGTAATTCTGTCAGTCGCGTTCTTTGCTAATGCCTTTTCAAATCTGGGTTGGGTAGTCTGGAGTGACGTTATTCCCCGTAATTTTCTCGGAACCATGGGGGGCTTTTTAAATATTTGCGGCAATTTGTCGGGGATCGTTAGCCCAATTGTTATTGGGGTTATCCTCCAGCGTACACAAAACTTCCAATATGCTATGTGGTATATCGCAGGCGTCGCCGGACTGGGCTTATTAGCCTACCTCTTCCTGGTCGGAAAAATTGAAGTGATCCTGCCCGAAAAAAAGAATGCCAATATCAATCGATGAGAATCCCATTAATCCGATAATTGCTAACAAATAACGAGGTCATAATGAAAGTGGAAAAAAATAACCTGTAACGCTTGCCTGGCGCATGCGGAAAAAGATGTGCGCTTTGAATCACGTGAAATGGAACACGGTGAGAATGACGTTGTTGTGAAGGTCGCCTGTGGCGGTATCTGCGGCTCTGATATTCACTACTATCAGCATGGGCGCGCAGGGATGTCGGTTCTCAAACATCCCATGGTAATAGGCCATGAGTTTGTCGGCGTCATTAGTAAAGTGCCAACAGACAGCGAGCTGAAAGTGGGTCAAACCGTCGCGGTGAACCCATCCTGCCCTTGCAATCAGTGCGATATGTGTCTTTCGGGCCACCAGAACCTATGCGGCTCTATGCGTTTTATGGGTAGTGCACAGTTCAATCCTCATGTGAATGGCGGTTTTTCTGAATATGTGGTGGTGAAACCGGAGCAATGCATTCCCTACGATAGCCGCATTCCTGCGAGTGTGATGGCCTTTTCTGAACCTTTGGCGGTCGCCATTCATGCCGTGAAAATGGCGGGTCAGTTGGTTGGCAGACGCGTGTTGGTTATCGGTGCCGGTCCGATTGGTTGTCTGATCCTGGCGGCGGCGCGCAGTGCTGGGGCATCGGAACTGGTTGCCTCCGATCTAAGCCCTCGATGTCTGGAACTGGCCCGGCAAATGGGGGCAACAGCGGTGATGGATCCTCGCGACGAAGAACAGGTTGCCTATTATCAGCAGCGTAAAGGTTATTTTGATGTCGTATTTGAGGCTTCTGGTGCGCCGGTTGCCGTGGCCTCTACCGTGGATTACACTCGTCCTGCCGGAACAATTGTACAAGTGGGGATGGGGACAAGCCCGGTAAATTGGCCGGTATCACCAATGCTGGTCAAAGAGATTAACTGGGTAGGTTCATTCCGCTTTGTCGGCGAATTTACGACGGCGGTACGCTGGCT
Above is a window of Dickeya zeae NCPPB 2538 DNA encoding:
- a CDS encoding MFS transporter translates to MKASRSRLFILTLLFIVTAINYMDRANLAVAGTNIQHDFSLTPTQLGLLFSMFTWAYAASQIPVGYVLDRIGSRILYGGAIILWSIFTFMMGFASHHLFATTTASFFMLLACRALIGVAEAPSFPSNTKIIATWFPDHERARATAIYSSAQYIGLALLTPALSFVVANYGWEMSFYFSGGAGILFGIYWLMYYRDPQHSTSVNQAELDYIKAGGGYGSDNQSTVSEKISWNDIKFFLSKKTIWGLFITQFACSSTLYFFLTWFIVYLEKGLHLSISKAGIGAMFPYIMAMFGVLCGGTLSDMLLKKGKSRTLARKLPVMSGLCATMIIGLVNFFEDKPTIAIVILSVAFFANAFSNLGWVVWSDVIPRNFLGTMGGFLNICGNLSGIVSPIVIGVILQRTQNFQYAMWYIAGVAGLGLLAYLFLVGKIEVILPEKKNANINR
- the idnD gene encoding L-idonate 5-dehydrogenase, which produces MRFESREMEHGENDVVVKVACGGICGSDIHYYQHGRAGMSVLKHPMVIGHEFVGVISKVPTDSELKVGQTVAVNPSCPCNQCDMCLSGHQNLCGSMRFMGSAQFNPHVNGGFSEYVVVKPEQCIPYDSRIPASVMAFSEPLAVAIHAVKMAGQLVGRRVLVIGAGPIGCLILAAARSAGASELVASDLSPRCLELARQMGATAVMDPRDEEQVAYYQQRKGYFDVVFEASGAPVAVASTVDYTRPAGTIVQVGMGTSPVNWPVSPMLVKEINWVGSFRFVGEFTTAVRWLEDGRVDPRPLISAEFPPQQIEDALITATDKNISAKVLIRFD